In Lolium rigidum isolate FL_2022 chromosome 7, APGP_CSIRO_Lrig_0.1, whole genome shotgun sequence, the DNA window CCACCCGAATGTGCTGCATCTGTTTTGCATGCGCTGTCAGCCCATGCTCGCTCTTACAGAGAGAGCGGGGCGagctaagactagtcacaatgcatagtatcatatagaagtatcatccgTATGATACTaatacatgttactatctccacaatgcatggtatcatatactagtatcatagtcttcatatattaattgttttgtagaatctcaatgcaaatatatgtacaagatttacttcacattaatttttctagtagtatgtgctatgatacagtatctaccctcTCTATCATcattaattgcactgccacatcagcattttgcatacataaaatgcatgatactacctatgaggctagccatagtgctagtatcttagctagtatcatgcatcctagtCCCACCAAAAATActgatgtggcaggtaattattgatgagagagaagattagagtatcataggtagataccgtatcatagcgcatatcacgagaaaagttagtataaacaaatcttgtacacaaatttatattgagattctacaaatcaattaatatagcaaaactatgatactagtctatgatagtatgcattatggatctagtatcatacaaaagtatcatatacatgatactactatatgatactatccACTATGACCAACCTAATACTCTCATTGTGGGTAGTCTGGACATTGATCGCTTTCGTCGCGTCGAGCGGAGCGGAGCGACGGAATTCCAGAGTGGTGGGTCGCTGAATAATAAAAACAATCGGGAACTCCACTCCATATACGTGTTGCCCTGTGGAGCTTTCCTTCCAGTAGGGCCTGTACACTCCACTGCCATGTGGTGCCAGTCAGAGTCACCGGCAGTTTCTACCTGGAATGACAGAACAACAGGGCACGGTCAGAGCAATACTCTGCAGAGAAACACGATACTCCAGCAAGTTCAGGCCTCCTATGtcaataagggcatctccagcggcgcgacgcattttagtgtccgcgcgtccgtttgcgtcgcgcagcgGATGTTGAAATGACCGTTTTcgttcgcgtgtccgtttgcgtctggggttggctccagcggcccgacgcattttttttttctttttttcatttcaacatacttccaaatattacaaattggaagattattttacacaaactaatacatagtttggaacatggtttacacaaactaatacatagtttgcaccatggtggacacaaatataaatattttaaaaatagaaaccagttgtgttgatttccgtatgttcgctgccaagaaagaacattcgagggcacacccagtcacccaaactcggaaaatccagcgggaggattgacggtgcccttgttggttctaccgatggcgAACGGACGGAAACCTTCCACTATCGGCTTCGTCCGGCCCGTAGCCGGATTcgccgcaaagaaagaacactctacgttctaactatcggagtccgactcggattcgccggtgtggtagtgctcgcggcaggccgtgtcgtcgaagaccttgacgaccatctcaccgtctccctcgtagaggatggtgagccggcagccgggctcgagcgccgtgtcacgggcgaacttgccccacccggtgtgcaagtacatcttgcctcgcccgtcgaacaggacctccacggcccGGCGGCggggttgcagctggcctcccgtagctgcaaatacGCCGGCTCGAcgtcgtcgacgaactcggcgaacttgtccgggagacgcttgatgccgagcgggtcgtcgtcgatgcggaggaggaactcgaagcagcgtccctccacgtcggaggaagacgaagagggcgcaggcgacggtgagcgtggggccgtagctgctccaccacggcggccctcgccccgtccccggggccgtccagggccgcggcctcgaccgcctcgccggccaccaggacccgccatggtcttcctcgcggggctggctgcgtcgcaggaacacctaggcggcggaacgctggagctttgtggcggctagggtttctatggaggagtggatgaggtagaagaaggcgcggcccctttatataggccggaggcatgcggtggccgcgagacgcgtggcgacgccattaacgtggttggcggaggtgggctgcggccgctcggcagcggaggcatcgccattaacgtggcgcagactgccgaagcgacgcagcggcgccagtcgcatgcgcgtttgagaagacgcatcgacgcatggtcgctgccaggcggacccgacgaaacgtccgccggatacgagcggacactttcggcgtccgcgcagtgtccgcgaagacgcatccgaggcgcatatttggaccaggttcGCGTCTcgacggacggcccggtcactttgcgtcgccccgctggagagggtgccagacgcatttccggtcacggcggacgaaaacgatcatttgtgtcgcgccgctggagatgccctaagcattTCACCATCTTTGCATTGTTCCAGGAAGATTAGCTTGCGTGCTGATTTTCGTAATCGAAGTACACTCGGTGAAATTCTTTTTTGTTGGTCAAATTGTCGAAAAGAGCGAGCACAAGCAGCACCACGTGTGATCGTCCTGGAAAATTCGATCACGCGTGGCACGCACGCCTGCTGGCTGCAGCCAATCACTTAACTTAATTAGCAGGATCGATGCAGATATCTACCGTAGTCCGTGCTCGATCGATCTACTCCGTTACTTAATTGGCACTACGAGGTATGGCAAACCACGTGTTTAGATCGAGTAACCCTTCCACGAGTTTCCTGCAGCTCTTTTTTAGACGGAAGGTTTGAAGTGAGTAcgactttgaattaacgaagcTATCAATTATATTCAGGTGGGGATTCATTCCCCCTcggtgaaaattcgaaaaataaaacgaagctaTCAATCGGTTAGGAGTTACACCAAGAGTTACAACACACGCGTCAAGCGCACAACCCAAACCACAACAAAAGACAACATAGAAAAGCAAGCCGAAGCGTCATTTGATCCACGAAGAGGGAGCCTTGTTTTCTGTTGCATTGGAGCGAACACAACCATGTCCACGCCAACAAACCTTCACCGCACCAAGACTGCAACTCAAGGGGGAACTCAACGACGGACCGGCCACCTAGcagagcttgaggaaccaaaggagggagggtcttgcggcgacgcctccaagaaggtgaatggcgcaaGAATGCGTCATCGCCGTCGGCAGAAAATGacctgcaaagttttcacccagacccgagAACCACCACCAATGGAGCTCGGGCTAGGTCGAGACCAAACACACAACATAATCCCCTGGCATTGGGATAGGCACACCAGCAAGAGCTACGACCAAacgccgacctagcaaagccccccaaaGCGCTAGGAAGGAGAATAGCTACCGCAGCAAACCGTGTAAAAGCAGCCAGGCCAACGTTGTGGGAGGGCTGCGACACCAGCGAGAGGTCACACGGTGCTCCACAAGACACTACCAGAGAAGCTTACACGAAGCGAGGCCTCCAAGAGGAGCAGATTGAGGCGAGAGGATGGAGTCCATCATTTCAAACAAGAGGGCCATcatcgggacgccttcaacaagggaacgataCCCGCAGGTGACGCCGTCGCCGGCACATGCCAAAGCCATGCGCTGCTTTCGCCGAGGTCCAAACCTATATAGAAATTCCGGACACCGTGGCGAGGACGTAGAGCGAACAAGGCGGAGTTCACCGCCGCGCCTCCAACCTAAGTCGCACTATGAGTTAGCCCCAACTCAACTCATCCGCAGGAAACACGTGCTGGCTAGCAGAAGTTTCGGCCAGACCCAGGTCTAAACGTCCAAGACCGTAGATTGGCGGCACCACGATGTCCACCATCCCCAACGCACGAGCACACCTGCACGAGCACGGCCAAATTGGACGGAGGGAGAATAGACCGCAGCCGCCGGAGTAGCTGCAGTACTGAGCCGGCCCAAGGACCTCGTCCCAGATAGCTAGCAAGAACGTTGCCCCAACGACTCTAGAACAGCGGGACGTCACCCCAACGACGCCCCACCACCGGAAGCTCAACCGAGCTCCGGCAAGCCCGAGCGGGCAGATCGCCAAAAACCAGCGCCACCGATCTAGTCCGAGCACGACACCAGCCGCGATGGATGGTGGCCGAGGAGGTCTCTACGTGCAGCACACCAACAGAGAACAACCCAAACGGTCAGGCCCGCCAGGCCCAGATCTAGGCCCGTGGGCCCAGATCGGCCGCCCCGCCACCAAGGGACACATGAGCGTCGGTTGACGAGGCGCTGCGCACCACCGCCACGACCGCCCGCCTCGCCGCCAGCCACGGCGGGATCCGTGCCAGCCTGGGCAGGAGCCGGCGCCCTCCAACGCCGCCTAGTCGAGCCCGCCCCGTCGGGCCTCCCAAGCGCACGGGAGAGAAGgaaaccgccgccgccagcgGGGGAAGGAGGGAGGACGGGGGCGGAGAGGGTGGGGaggaccgggggggggggggaccaaCAATCGCTTTCCAGTGTGAGTAGTCGATGTCTCTGCACTCTTTCGCTCGGTTGATGCAGCTACTACTACTGTTAATGCTCTCAACCCTGGTTAGCTAACTAGAACCAGCTCCTTATTTGACATTGTACGTACGTGGGAAAACTTAAAATGGGAGGCGTAGCCCTCTATTTACAAACATCCAAAACtcgtattttttttaaaaaaaaatcgaaaagtaTAGTAGAGACAGCGAATGTTGTATACTACAATGATGTAAAATCTTAATACAAACTATTTCATATTGTAGTCTACATAAAAACGACAAATTATCCTAATTTTATATTGAATAGTCCATATTTCAAGACAATAAATTTATCAGCTTTGTCAAtttcgtgtagcctagaatataaattagtttgcattgagattttacaacattgtagcatacatcattgACTACCACTAGAATTTTGTTTAGTAGTATTTTTTCAAACTTTAAAATATAAATTTTGAGTCTGTAAAAATGAAGAACTACATGTAGCTTTTCCTTCAAAACACCACACTTCATTGTATGTGTTCAACCATACACTTTTTGATTTGAGCCATCGATTCAAGTTTCTCTCTCCtatcttgttactcttggaggttgAGAACTCCTGGGCGGTAGTGGTCAGCGGGAGCAATCAAAATTGTGATCGAACGGAAAATTTGTACGGGATCGAAGGCCTTCCCAAGGTCTTCACATAGTGAAAAGAGCTCCTACTTCATGGAAGAAGCTCACGGAGAAGAAGGTATGCTTTCGTGGCGTTCGGGGTCCTTCGTTCTTTTCGGGTTATAGTCGATGGTTCTTTCTTAGTTCCACTCTACTGCGGTAACCACACCTCTCCAAAGATGACTAGCTTCCCCTCAAGGAAGTGAGCATCGGGTTACATTATCGTCTCCACGTGCTTTGGTTATTTTCTTTTCACTTATTtagtttgtgatagccatcgagatTGAAGTTATTGATATATGTATTTTGTCTGCGCCACTTTATTTGCATTAGGCCACATTATTTATCGGCATAGTTTAAAATTGCAAACAAGTCAAGGAAATTTTGTAGAACCTATTCATCCCTATAGATTATCGACATTGAACTTTCAGTCATGAGGAATTCCCAAGGCCCATCTTCGTTCCTGTCTACGGTCTCGGTCTCAGCTTGCAAAATATTGTTATACTACATCAAATTTATGATAAGTGTCatgattttagtttaaatttaaactaaaattcaGACGAATTATGGCTTGGTGGGAGTACCTACTATTTGGTCAACTTGTTGAGCAGAGCGAGCACctcgcgcgtgtactcatcttgtTGAAATGAATCACTTGGCAGGCAACAGACCCATATATCTAGCATCGTCGGTGCTCCAAAGTTACCACTGAAACGGATCCATCTACCGTGGAGTATAACGTTGTTTTCCTATTTGTCACTACGTACGATGCATGTTGAATATAAGACGGCCTCCCGAGGTCTAGGGCATGACACAACACGTGTTTGGCTGATCGATCTAATCTGGCTAGTATTAGCCGCAAGCACCTCTCGCATTTTTGAGAGCACGTGCATGCGTGGTAACCTTCCACGTGGCCTTCCCGCAGCTGGCTCTGGATCTGTTGTACTCAACTATAGTAGTATTTCAACTCGGGTCAGCCATCCAAACTCTGGTTAATTAGCCATCCTAACTCTCTGGCCCGTCCGCTATAAAATGGCACCATCCTGGACGTGAGGAAGCCACACTCTCACTCCCTCACTCACTCACCCGGTCATAGCTGTAAGCAAGGAAGTAGCTAGCAATGGCGGGGCTGAGCAGGGCGGCAATGCTGGCCACGACGATGGGCCTGATCGTGGCAGCGCTGCTGTTCCCGTCAGCTATGTCGACGCGGCCGTCCTTGATCTCGATGACCACCGGCGGCGTCCGGCAACTCCCCGACGGCCTGTCATATGACTTCTACAAGGATACGTgccccaccctggagatcatggtGCGCGAGGCCGTGGAGAGGGCGATTGAGAGCGATGTTGGGGTTGTCGCTGGCCTCCTCCGAATCTTTTTCCACGACTGCTTCCCCCAGGTGCGTACATGATGCATAGATAGGAGTACATAATTATTTGAGTTCCTTATTTCACTTTCAAgtacatatatacatatatatatatatatatataggataaatacttcctactcctgggtgtaactacacccacgtctcatatactaccatacggaagtatataacatactttattggtttgagtatgttcgtacactatatctaagatactccaaaccaagtttCGTGAAAAAAATGGAAgggaacccatagtttgcactatatatccgaaatacatgcatatgtatacgtaaaaaatgattCTACGTAAAAAAAAGTACATACtgactacaaagtagtatatatacttccaaaataaTCTTATATACCTTGTTTGCGCGATGTGCAGGGCTGCGATGGGTCGATTCTACTGACCGGAGCAAACAGCGAGCTGAAGATGCCGCAGAACGTGGGGCTGCGGCAGAGCGCGCTGGACCTCACCGAGAGCATCCGCGAGACGGTGCACCAGGAATGCGGGGCCATCGTCTCGTGCGCCGACATCTCCAACCTCGCGACCAAGCACGCCGTGATGCAGTCCGGCGTGCCGGGGAACCTGGTGCCAGGGTACCTACTGCCCCTCGGCCGCAAGGACAGCCTCGGGCCGGCCACAACCCAGCAAGTCAGGACCATTCCCAGCCCCGACCTCGACGTCAACCAGCTCGTCGAAGCCTTCGCCAGCCGCGGCCTGAACGAGGTCGACCTCGTCGCGCTCTCCGGCGCGCACACCATCGGCAAGGCGAGCTGCGGCAGCTTCATGAACCGCGAAGGCGAGAACGACGAGTTCGTGCAAAGACTCAAGAACAACTGCACTTATTTCCCTGTCGCCCCCCTGCAGGACCTCGACGTCACCACCCCTAACACCTTCGACAACTATTACTACAAGAACCTCCAGAACAGGACGGGCGTGCTCCACTCCGACATGCAGCTCACCCTCAACGCCACCATAAACCAGTTGGTCGACTTCTTCGCCGCCGACCAGGGCTGGTTCTTTGCGACCTTCAGCACCTCCATGAGCAACCTCGCACATCTGGAAGGCAAACCAGCCATAATAGGGGAGGTCCGCCGCAACTGCTTCAAGGTTAACGGGCTGGAACTCACCGCCCCTAACACCTTCGTCGCCTCTGCTTAAGGCCGGCCTCTTATATATGCCATGCCGATCATGAAATAAGAGCTACCCTAGCTCAATTCCCTTTCTTGATTACAATCCGCGCGCGCGCGTATGCCCACCTAGCTAGCTAGTCCTAAGAGCCACTCGGCGCGCGGGCCTCTTGCTGCTTGTACCATTTCCTTTCAGCAACTTTGTCAATTTCCTGCTTCCCTTTGTTGGAGCTGCTATCAAGTTTCGTTTGGTTCATCTTCTTCGAAGAACCTACTTGATCTTGTTCGAAGAACGTACACGGTACACCTCCCTTTTCCCAAATATCTTTACTGTTAAAGCAGAAATTATGGTGATGATACGTCGAGTGGCGTCACACTTGCACCTATTTACATACCAAATGCCACTGGGTTCGTACTCACGCTGCAAGCGGGACGCTCCGCGGAAGCCCGCGTACGCGCCGTATTTGCCGCAGTGGTTACGCAGCATACCGCGGAGGAGCCGCGTATGAGCTACGCGTTTTTGCGGCGCCGCGCGGGCCGCGTATGTAGCTTGGCCGCGCATTGGCCGTTCGTTCGCTAGCTCGCTAGAATCCAACAGCAGAAGCACCCAGCTGTGCTCTATGAAATACGTACTCCAGAGAAGCATACACAGAGTGATAGATCTCCGGGCCCAACCTCCCATGTATCAGTTAAAATTACACAATCATACAAGCATGCACGTATCAAAAATAATCCCTCCGACTAGATTTACATGTCGGACACATAGTTGAACCGTTTTTTAACATTTTGGTCCTCCTGTTTTCAAAGTCGAAACGATGGACTCCAAATCGATAGATCTGCGCTTGCCCGGCGGGCCGGCGGCCTCCCGCGATTCGCTGCCTCGTCGAACTCGCCTAGCGCCGCCGGCCTCCATCGAGCTTGAATGTCGCCGCCAGCCTCCGTATGGCTCGCGCCGCCGTCGGCCTCCCTGGAGATCGCAACTCGCTATGGTTCCGCCGGAGATCGTGCCACGCATGGTTCCGCCGGAGATCACGTCGTCGGAGTTTGCGCCGCGCATGGTTCCGCTGGAGATCACGTCGTCGGAGTTCTCGCCGCGCATGGTTCCACCTCAAGGAGGGCGGCACCGCCGGGCCAGCGTCTCCTCCTGCCCTGGTGCCTACAATCTTCTGGCCACTCCCTAGAAGTCACCTCTGGCCGCCGGTGTCTAGTCCCCTCGTGCGCCCATGGTTGCGCCTCAAGGAGGGCGGCCCCGCCGGGCAAACTCCTCCCGCACTGGTGGCCGCGCCTGCAAACTTCTCCCGCTGGCGACTCCCTCGAGCTCGCCTCTCCCCGCCGGTTTCCGGTTGCCTCCTGCGACCATGCGTCCGCCTCAAGAGGGTCAACGCCGGCGGGCAAGCTTCTCCTCCCACCCTGGAACCGTCACTCCGTCCTGCACCCCGCAGCCTTCTTCCGCCGGCCTCCTTCTCGAAATGAAAGCAGAGACGCAAGGGCGATCACTGTCACCTCCCATGCCATGTCACCTCCCCCGCCAGAGCCGTCCCAGAGTGGAATCTGCAACCAGCTGCAATGTCTTTTGGTTGGTACTCTAATCTTCATTCCGGAGTAGTTGATTTGAATGTTCCCTGGTTAATATGAAAATACATCCAGTTAAAGGCAGTAGCAAAGATACTCTGAAAAAGACATGCAGCACAATATTTTCTGAATCTTGAGGTTTATGTGTTATAGGATTAGATGCTGATTGATTGCTTCCAAACATTGAATGATTTGGAGTACTGCTATAAATTCAGACACAGTGTTAACTGTCACTTGCATATAAATTCAGACACAATGTTAACTGTCACTTGCATATAAATTCAAGTTTCCGaactttgaatgatttgaagtaCTGCTATGGAGTACGGCTTCAAAGCACATTTTCTCAACATATATGAAACAGGACAGTTGTTTCAGACCCAATAATTTCAATATCAAGGTTGAGTATGAACAAGTGACTGGTGAAATGATTTTACCCAGCAACCAACTAGCTTTAGGCAACTTTCTAGCATACACAGAGTGATAAATCCAAAAAGCACAATGTAAATACCTGTTGTTTTGGTTCAGCTACCTTTACCCAATTCTAGTCAGGGGAGTATATATCATCGAAGATAACCTGAAATGGCCACACAACCGACAAATGCATCATCGGAACAGATACGACTAAAGTTTCCGCAATCAATCCTGGAACAGATACAACTAAGATGCTAGAACGAAAGCTGCTGCATAGAGTTCTCTTGACCATGGCATAATATATATGGCGGGTCTTCTAGCTTCCATCCAAGTGACGCATCAGGTGGCTAAAAGTTCCTGCTGCCTGTCATCTAGTTGTCCTCTTTATCCTTGAACAAGAACAAAGCGTGATGGTCAGCTCTAGAACAGGTTTGCCATGAATAATTTTCAAGGGTTTCAACATGACCCACACGACATGGCAGCATCCACAGAATGGAAACTCGCATGCATAAATAAGAATGTGCATTCATTCGTTTATATGAGCATGGTTGCAACTGCTCCATGTTGGTTTGTCAGGCGATTTCAGTGGATAGGAGTTGTACTCTGAATTCCATGCCAAGAACTTGGTGCCAGCATTTCAGCAAACACCTGTGGGGTAACATATGTAGTACCAGTACCACCAAAATCTCACATCAAGCAGATACCCAATTTTGTATGGCTTTTCTGGATACAGAAGATGTGCACGTACTCACCAAATTCATTGTTGATGAATAGCAAACTATGCAGCCCTGGTAGATAGTAAATCTCAAGCCTTTCTGACTCACGTTACCTGCTTGGTGTGGGTCTTGGAGAGCTGATCGACGCCCTTGCGCTTGTTGTGGGTCGTGGGAAAGAACGCCAACACCACGGCAACACCACCAGTCCACCACGATTTTGTTGCACGCAAGATTAGAGATTGGGCTTGCTGGAATCAATGAATCCGAAGCTGCAAGGAAGGAGTAGAGATTAAGGGAGGCGTGTGGGCTGGAAGTTGAGGAACAGGCGCCCGAGCATGGCGGCTGTGTGGCGTTGGAGGCGAATGGCCGGGCGGCGGTTGGCGGCTCTCTCGATTTGTGGCAACGAACTTGGGAATGAGATTTGGTCGGAGAATCGATGCTCGCCGCCGTTGGTAAAGGAGTAGAGGAGTGGAGAACTAGAGGTGGTAAAGGAGTGGAGGCAGAGGcccccggagccggagccggaggaggaaaggCGGCCATGGTGGCTGGCGACGCTCCGGTGGCGGAGCCGCGGGGCCGAAGGAGAAGACCTAGTCTTGGGCGTCGATCGGGAAAAGGGTAAAGTGATGCGGCGCGATGCGACAAACCGCGGGCCGGCCCGCATGCGCCGCGTTTTTTTTCCCAAATCCGTGGACACTCGCGTGTGTAACTAAATGGGCCCAAATTTGCGGCGCCGCAGACGGCCCACTCCCGCTTGCAGCGTGAGTTCGTACTATCCAGTTGAAATCAGATCACATCtttaacagaaaaaaaaaatcgcaGCGAATACCAGAGAGGGGTCATCGATCGAGATTCCACCTCAGACGCTAACTATGTTCGTGTGCCTTTATCCACTCCCCCTGATAAATCTCCAACGAattttctctccctctctctataTCTCTATACAATGAACGTCCTGCCCAGCCAAGGCATGGCGCAACCATTGCTGCTCCAGCTCCATCTGCTTCTCCCACCGCTGAGTACCCATCGACCTGAACCTCTCTGCACTAGTGAGAGTAAATTACACAAATGTATCACAATTGGGGCAGTGGGTTTCAGAtgtaggagttgagcgcgtacgcCAGATCTTCTCGGAGATCGGCTGACAAGATGGCTCAGTGGCGCCGCACCTCGTCATGGCGCCTTCGGCCGTCGCCTAGCGGTTATCGTCTGACCATGGTACCGGTCGATTTTTCTCCCAGAGGCGGCGCGCAAACTCGATGCAGACGTACCGCCGATCCGTGGCTTCTTGCCgaaccgcgagccgctagcctcatgGTCATTCTTCAATTTGCGGAACGGccaacatttcttccccatgCCGTCGGTCGGGACATCCGGCCGACTCTGGCAATAGTGTGGTTGAGAAAATGGGCGTCGCCAACGAACTTTTAAAAGGCTCGAACGCCATCTCCCCTTTAATGTCCTGCCACTGCGATGCCACCTAGTAGTGCATGCTCGCAGAAGCCGAGACGCGCCATTAACGTGGCCCTAAAAAGCTGCAGcgcgctgttagcttttaatcttGATTTATATCTGCATGTAGATAGTTAAGATCATGTAGTTTACTTAGTCAGTGAGGTGCTGGCCTATGGAGCTTCAGCCGAGCGTGAAGAATTGCGAGATGCCGAGCTGCCGTGAGATGCGGTGGGCAAGGTCCAATGCAAATGTGCTATGCGATGCAGCGAGGTTGTGTGAGACGGCTCGGTGCAGCAAAGGCGTCGAGCTGATGGTATGGATGCTCAAGTAGAGCCGGGTGATCCGACAAGTTAGCCATGCATGTGAATTAGCTGACCGAGTGAATCGGTAGAATAGCTAGGTGAGTAGTTCTGCATGCAGGTTGTTGTAGCTAGATGCATATCCATCTGTTGGCCTAGTCAAGTTAGTGGCCGGTAGTGGTATGAGTGCATGGGGTTAGTGGGCAGCGTGAGTCCAACCTCTGTCTATTTAACTCAATGTAAGTGCCGTGAGGGTTGTATGAGAAAAGTGGAGAAAATGTAGTCTGTGTGGTGCCAAGGAGAGGGCCACGGCAaagcctcttcttcttccttggctGAGTGTGTGTGTTGTATTCTTGTGAGAGACAAAAGTGAGATTGAGAGgagtagaggaggaagaagaagggagtTGTGAGATGCAGCttcaacaattggtatcagagccacgaaGATCCGTAGCGGCGGCGCAGCGTACTCCATGGGAGATGGAGGCAAGCCGCGCGCTGAGGCTGGTGGGGGCGCTATGCTGCTGGATGGGCATGGCGTGGTGATCGACGTCGAGAAGGCGTCGTCCACGTCAAGAGAAGACCGCGGTGTGATGTTGCGGCGACAAGGCGATGGCGGTGCGATGCCGCTGAAGCCAACAACGGTGGCGGCGACGAACTCCATGGGATGTGGAGGTCGACGGCGTGAggcgaaggttgttggtggcgtgaTGCCGCTAGCAGCCGGCTGCGGTGCGATGCCGCGAGGAGAAGATGCGGCAAGATGCTGCCACGAGAAGGCGACGGTGTGATGCCGTTCCGAGGAGATTGCGGTGTGATACCGCTGAGAAGATGCACGGCGGCGCGAGGCCGTCATGAGGAGATGCACGGCGGCGCGAGGCCGTCATGAGGATCGGCATGATGCCGGTCAGAAGTGGCGTGATGCCATCCACGACGAAGACGACAAGGCGCTGCTGGTCGATGAGCCGGCTCTCCTTTGAAGTTGGTGAAGGTTGAAGAATCAAGAttaagggggagaatgttagctTTTAATCTTGATTTATATCTGCATGTAGATAGTTAAGATCATGTAGTTTACTTAGTCAGTGAGGTGCTGGCCTATGGAGCTTCAGCCGAGCGTGAAGAATTGCGAGATGCCGAGCTGCCGTGAGATGCGGTGGGCAAGGTGCAATGCAAATGTGCTATGCGATGCAGCGAGGTTGTGTGAGACGGCTCGGTGCAGGCGTCAAGCTGATGGTATGGATGCTCAAGTAGAGCCGGGTGATCCGACAAGTTAGCCATGCATCGGTAGAATAGCTAGGTGAGTAGTTCTGCATGCAGGTTGTTGTAGCTAGATGCATATCCATCTGTTGGCCTAGTCAAGTTAGTGGCCGGTAGTGGTATGAGTGCATGGGGTTAGTGGGCAGCGTGAGTCCAGCCTCTGTCTATTTAACTCAATGTAAGTGCCGTGAGGGTTGTATGAGAAAAGTGGAGAAAATGTAGTCTGTGTGGTGCCAAGGAGAGGGCCACGGCAaagcctcttcttcttccttggctGAGTGTGTGTGTTGTATTCTTGTGAGAGACAAAAGTGAGATTG includes these proteins:
- the LOC124673277 gene encoding cationic peroxidase SPC4-like — its product is MAGLSRAAMLATTMGLIVAALLFPSAMSTRPSLISMTTGGVRQLPDGLSYDFYKDTCPTLEIMVREAVERAIESDVGVVAGLLRIFFHDCFPQGCDGSILLTGANSELKMPQNVGLRQSALDLTESIRETVHQECGAIVSCADISNLATKHAVMQSGVPGNLVPGYLLPLGRKDSLGPATTQQVRTIPSPDLDVNQLVEAFASRGLNEVDLVALSGAHTIGKASCGSFMNREGENDEFVQRLKNNCTYFPVAPLQDLDVTTPNTFDNYYYKNLQNRTGVLHSDMQLTLNATINQLVDFFAADQGWFFATFSTSMSNLAHLEGKPAIIGEVRRNCFKVNGLELTAPNTFVASA